Proteins encoded within one genomic window of Suricata suricatta isolate VVHF042 chromosome 17, meerkat_22Aug2017_6uvM2_HiC, whole genome shotgun sequence:
- the PIGS gene encoding GPI transamidase component PIG-S: protein MAAPGAAATDLEVVRGKRAALFFAAVAIVLGLPLWWKTTETYRAPLPYSEISGLNALQLRLMVPVTVVFTRESVPLDDQEKLPFTVVHEREIPLKYKMKIKCRFQKAYRRALDHEEEALSLGSMQEAEAMLAEPQEQSEGSLTVYVIPEHSSLLPQDMTSYIGPERMAVVRGIMHREAFSIVGRRVIQVAQAMSLTEDVLAAALADHLPEDKWSSDKRRPLKSSLGYEITFSLLNPDPKSHDVHWDIEGAVRRYVQPFLSALSAAGNFSVDSQILYYAVLGVNPRFDPASSSYYLAMHSLPHVINPVESRLGSSAASLYPVLNFLLYVPELAHSPLYIQDKDGAPVATNAFHSPRWGGIMVYNVDPKAYNASKLPVRVEVDMVRVMEVFLAQLRLLFGIAQPQLPLKCLFSGPKPEGLTTWELDRLLWARSVENLATATTTLTSLAQLLGKISNIVIKDDVASEVYRAVAAVQKAAEELASGHLASAFAASQEAVTSSERAFFDPSLLHLLYFPDDQKFAIYIPLFLPMAVPILLSLVKIFLETRKSWKKPEKID, encoded by the exons ATGGCGGCTCCCGGGGCTGCAGCTACAGACCTAG AGGTGGTCCGAGGCAAGCGGGCCGCTCTCTTCTTCGCTGCGGTGGCCATCGTGCTGGGGTTGCCGCTCTGGTGGAAGACTACGGAGACCTACCGGGCCCCGTTGCCTTACTCCGAGATCAGTGGGCTGAATGCCCTGCAG CTGCGGCTCATGGTGCCCGTCACTGTCGTGTTTACCCGAGAGTCAGTGCCGTTGGACGACCAGGAGAAGCTGCCCTTCACCgttgtgcatgagagagagatcCCTCTGAAAT acaaaatgaaaatcaagtgCCGTTTCCAGAAGGCCTATCGGAGGGCCCTGGACCACGAGGAAGAGGCCTTGTCGCTCGGCAGTATGCAAG AGGCAGAAGCCATGCTAGCTGAGCCGCAGGAGCAATCAGAGGGCTCCCTGACTGTGTACGTGATCCCTGAACACTCCTCACTTCTGCCCCAG GACATGACGAGTTACATCGGGCCCGAGAGGATGGCAGTCGTGCGAGGGATAATGCACCGCGAGGCCTTTAGCATAGTCGGCCGCCGGGTAATCCAAGTGGCACAGGCCATGTCTTTGACTGAGGACGTGCTTGCTGCGGCCCTGGCTGACCACCTGCCAGAGGACAAGTGGAGCTCCGATAAGAGGCGGCCTCTCAAGTCCAGCTTGG GCTATGAGATCACCTTCAGTTTACTCAACCCAGACCCCAAGTCCCATGACGTCCACTGGGATATCGAGGGGGCTGTCCGGCGCTACGTGCAGCCCTTCCTGAGTGCCCTCAGCGCTGCCGGCAACTTCTCTGTGGACTCTCAG ATTCTTTACTATGCAGTGTTGGGGGTAAACCCCCGCTTCGACCCAGCTTCCTCCAGCTACTACTTGGccatgcacagcctcccccatGTCATCAATCCAGTGGAGTCCCGGCTGG GATCCAGTGCTGCCTCCCTTTACCCTGTGCTCAACTTTCTGCTCTACGTACCTGAGCTTGCCCACTCCCCCCTGTACATTCAGGACAAGGATGGAGCTCCCGTGGCCACCAACGCCTTCCACAGTCCCCGCTGGGGTGGCATTATG GTGTACAATGTGGACCCCAAAGCCTACAATGCCTCGAAGCTGCCGGTGAGGGTTGAAGTGGACATGGTGCGGGTGATGGAGGTGTTCCTGGCTCAGCTGCG GCTGCTTTTTGGGATTGCTCAGCCCCAGTTGCCTCTGAAATGCCTGTTTTCAGGGCCTAAACCTGAAGGACTAACAACCTGGGAGCTTGACCGGCTGCTCTGGGCTCGGTCAGTGGAGAACCTGGCCACGGCCACCACCACTCTCACTTCCCTGGCCCAGCTTCTGGGCAAAATCAGCAACATTGTCATCAAGGACGATGTAGCATCTGAG GTGTACAGGGCTGTGGCTGCAGTCCAGAAGGCAGCGGAGGAGTTGGCCTCTGGGCACCTGGCCTCTGCCTTCGCCGCAAGCCAGGAGGCTGTGACGTCCTCGGAGCGTGCCTTTTTTGATCCCTCACTCCTCCACCTcctctatttccctgatgaccagaAGTTTGCCATCTACATCCCGCTCTTCCTGCCTATGGCTGTGCCCATCCTCCTGTCCCTGGTCAAGATCTTCCTGGAAACCCGCAAGTCCTGGAAAAAGCCTGAGAAGATAGACTGA
- the UNC119 gene encoding protein unc-119 homolog A isoform X2 encodes MKVKKGGGGAGTGAESAPGASGQSVEPKPEPQLQAESESGSESEREAGPGPRPGPLQRKQPIGPEDVLGLQRITGDYLCSPEENIYKIDFIRFKIRDMDSGTVLFEIKKPPASERLPINRRDLDPNAGRFVRYQFTPAFLRLRQVGATVEFTVGDKPVNNFRMIERHYFRNQLLKSFDFHFGFCIPSSKNTCEHIYDFPPLSEELIRKPLQWPGSGF; translated from the exons ATGAAGGTGAAGAAGGGCGGCGGTGGGGCTGGGACGGGGGCGGAGTCCGCTCCAGGGGCTTCGGGCCAGAGCGTGGAGCCCAAGCCCGAGCCGCAGCTGCAGGCGGAATCCGAGTCCGGGTCCGAGTCGGAGCGGGAGGCTGGCCCGGGGCCCAGACCGGGGCCGCTGCAGAGGAAGCAGCCGATCGGGCCGGAGGACGTGCTGGGGCTGCAGCGGATCACGGGTG ACTACCTATGCTCCCCTGAGGAGAATATCTACAAGATCGACTTCATCAGGTTCAAGATTCGAGACATGGACTCAGGCACTGTCCTCTTTGAAATCAAGAAGCCCCCAGCCTCAG AGCGCTTGCCCATCAACCGGCGGGATCTGGACCCCAATGCTGGACGCTTTGTCCGCTATCAGTTCACACCTGCCTTCCTCCGCCTGAGGCAGGTGGGAGCCAC GGTGGAGTTCACAGTGGGAGACAAGCCTGTCAACAACTTCCGCATGATCGAGAGGCACTACTTTCGCAACCAGCTCCTCAAAAGTTTTGACTTCCACTTTGGCTTCTGCATCCCCAGCAGCAAGAACACCTGTGAACACATCTATgacttcccccctctctctgaggaGCTGA TCCGGAAGCCCCTGCAGTGGCCTGGCTCAGGCTTCTGA
- the ALDOC gene encoding fructose-bisphosphate aldolase C has product MPHSYPALSAEQKKELSDIALRIVAPGKGILAADESVGSMAKRLSQIGVENTEENRRLYRQVLFSADDRVKKCIGGVIFFHETLYQKDDSGVPFVRTIQDKGIVVGIKVDKGVVPLAGTDGETTTQGLDGLSERCAQYKKDGADFAKWRCVLKISERTPSALAILENANVLARYASICQQNGIVPIVEPEILPDGDHDLKRCQYVTEKVLAAVYKALSDHHVYLEGTLLKPNMVTPGHACPIKYSPEEIAMATVTALRRTVPPAVPGVTFLSGGQSEEEASLNLNAINRCPLPRPWALTFSYGRALQASALNAWRGQQDNAEAATEEFIKRAEVNGLAAQGKYEGSGEDGGAAAQSLYIANHAY; this is encoded by the exons ATGCCCCACTCGTACCCAGCCCTTTCTGCTGAGCAGAAAAAGGAGTTGTCTGACATCGCCCTCCGGATTGTGGCCCCAGGCAAAGGCATTCTGGCCGCTGATGAGTCTGTAG GAAGCATGGCCAAGCGGCTGAGCCAAATTGGAGTGGAGAACACAGAGGAAAACCGCCGGTTGTACCGCCAGGTCCTGTTCAGTGCTGATGACCGTGTGAAGAAGTGCATCGGAGGGGTCATCTTCTTCCATGAGACACTCTACCAGAAAGATGACAGTGGTGTTCCCTTCGTTCGCACCATCCAGGATAAGGGCATTGTCGTGGGCATCAAG GTTGACAAGGGTGTAGTTCCTCTGGCTGGGACCGATGGAGAAACCACGACGCAAG GGCTCGATGGGCTCTCGGAACGCTGTGCCCAGTACAAGAAGGATGGAGCTGACTTTGCCAAGTGGCGCTGCGTACTGAAAATCAGTGAACGCACACCCTCAGCACTTGCCATTCTGGAGAATGCCAACGTGCTGGCCCGCTATGCCAGCATCTGCCAGCAG AATGGCATTGTGCCTATTGTGGAACCTGAGATCCTGCCTGATGGAGACCATGACCTCAAACGCTGTCAGTATGTTACGGAGAAG GTCTTGGCTGCCGTGTACAAGGCCCTGAGTGACCATCACGTGTACCTCGAAGGGACCCTGCTCAAGCCCAACATGGTGACCCCTGGCCATGCCTGTCCCATTAAATACAGCCCAGAGGAGATCGCCATGGCAACTGTCACTGCCCTGCGTCGCACTGTGCCCCCAGCCGTCCCAG GAGTGACCTTCCTGTCTGGGGGTCAGAGTGAAGAGGAAGCGTCACTCAACCTCAATGCTATCAACCGCTGCCCCCTTCCTCGGCCCTGGGCCCTCACCTTCTCCTATGGGCGTGCCCTGCAGGCCTCTGCCCTCAATGCCTGGCGAGGGCAACAGGACAATGCTGAGGCTGCCACTGAGGAGTTCATCAAGCGGGCCGAG GTGAATGGGCTTGCGGCCCAGGGCAAGTATGAAGGCAGTGGAGAAGATGGTGGAGCAGCGGCACAATCCCTCTACATTGCCAACCATGCCTACTGA
- the UNC119 gene encoding protein unc-119 homolog A isoform X3 gives MDSGTVLFEIKKPPASERLPINRRDLDPNAGRFVRYQFTPAFLRLRQVGATVEFTVGDKPVNNFRMIERHYFRNQLLKSFDFHFGFCIPSSKNTCEHIYDFPPLSEELINEMIRHPYETQSDSFYFVDDRLVMHNKADYSYSGTP, from the exons ATGGACTCAGGCACTGTCCTCTTTGAAATCAAGAAGCCCCCAGCCTCAG AGCGCTTGCCCATCAACCGGCGGGATCTGGACCCCAATGCTGGACGCTTTGTCCGCTATCAGTTCACACCTGCCTTCCTCCGCCTGAGGCAGGTGGGAGCCAC GGTGGAGTTCACAGTGGGAGACAAGCCTGTCAACAACTTCCGCATGATCGAGAGGCACTACTTTCGCAACCAGCTCCTCAAAAGTTTTGACTTCCACTTTGGCTTCTGCATCCCCAGCAGCAAGAACACCTGTGAACACATCTATgacttcccccctctctctgaggaGCTGA TCAACGAGATGATCCGTCACCCGTATGAAACACAGTCTGACAGCTTCTACTTCGTGGACGATCGGCTGGTAATGCATAACAAAGCAGACTATTCCTACAGCGGAACGCCCTGA
- the UNC119 gene encoding protein unc-119 homolog A isoform X1, whose translation MKVKKGGGGAGTGAESAPGASGQSVEPKPEPQLQAESESGSESEREAGPGPRPGPLQRKQPIGPEDVLGLQRITGDYLCSPEENIYKIDFIRFKIRDMDSGTVLFEIKKPPASERLPINRRDLDPNAGRFVRYQFTPAFLRLRQVGATVEFTVGDKPVNNFRMIERHYFRNQLLKSFDFHFGFCIPSSKNTCEHIYDFPPLSEELINEMIRHPYETQSDSFYFVDDRLVMHNKADYSYSGTP comes from the exons ATGAAGGTGAAGAAGGGCGGCGGTGGGGCTGGGACGGGGGCGGAGTCCGCTCCAGGGGCTTCGGGCCAGAGCGTGGAGCCCAAGCCCGAGCCGCAGCTGCAGGCGGAATCCGAGTCCGGGTCCGAGTCGGAGCGGGAGGCTGGCCCGGGGCCCAGACCGGGGCCGCTGCAGAGGAAGCAGCCGATCGGGCCGGAGGACGTGCTGGGGCTGCAGCGGATCACGGGTG ACTACCTATGCTCCCCTGAGGAGAATATCTACAAGATCGACTTCATCAGGTTCAAGATTCGAGACATGGACTCAGGCACTGTCCTCTTTGAAATCAAGAAGCCCCCAGCCTCAG AGCGCTTGCCCATCAACCGGCGGGATCTGGACCCCAATGCTGGACGCTTTGTCCGCTATCAGTTCACACCTGCCTTCCTCCGCCTGAGGCAGGTGGGAGCCAC GGTGGAGTTCACAGTGGGAGACAAGCCTGTCAACAACTTCCGCATGATCGAGAGGCACTACTTTCGCAACCAGCTCCTCAAAAGTTTTGACTTCCACTTTGGCTTCTGCATCCCCAGCAGCAAGAACACCTGTGAACACATCTATgacttcccccctctctctgaggaGCTGA TCAACGAGATGATCCGTCACCCGTATGAAACACAGTCTGACAGCTTCTACTTCGTGGACGATCGGCTGGTAATGCATAACAAAGCAGACTATTCCTACAGCGGAACGCCCTGA